One genomic segment of Hordeum vulgare subsp. vulgare chromosome 2H, MorexV3_pseudomolecules_assembly, whole genome shotgun sequence includes these proteins:
- the LOC123428046 gene encoding heavy metal-associated isoprenylated plant protein 2-like yields MSKRTVLRVDTSCAKCKRKVLLAVSGLQGVDKIEVDSEKGTMTVTGGVDPVHVVEATRRKAGKRADVLTIGPPPPPASKPEEKKKPEQHWEPEKRHAAAERSAPEPPVTVYVHHVPVPPPSWPAYEQCAVVPYHYQQQDPCSIM; encoded by the exons ATGTCGAAGAGGACGGTGCTGCGGGTGGACACCTCCTGCGCCAAGTGCAAGCGCAaggtcctcctcgccgtctccgGCCTCCAAG GCGTGGACAAGATCGAGGTCGACTCGGAGAAGGGCACGATGACGGTCACCGGCGGCGTCGACCCGGTGCACGTGGTGGAGGCCACCAGGAGGAAGGCCGGGAAGCGCGCCGACGTCCTCACCAtcggcccgccgccgccgcccgcgtcCAAgccggaggagaagaagaaacccgAGCAGCACTGGGAGCCGGAGAAGAGGCACGCGGCGGCGGAGAGGAGCGCGCCTGAGCCGCCGGTGACCGTGTACGTGCACCACGTCCCCGTGCCGCCGCCGTCGTGGCCCGCGTACGAGCAGTGCGCCGTCGTGCCCTACCACTACCAGCAGCAGGACCCCTGCTCCATCAtgtag